The following nucleotide sequence is from Synchiropus splendidus isolate RoL2022-P1 chromosome 1, RoL_Sspl_1.0, whole genome shotgun sequence.
CATCAATAGACTTTCTACTTTACTTAACTTCCAGTTCTATTTTACACTCTTAAGTGTCTGATTCTCAGCTTTTTCTATTACGACttagtatgattttttttagtactttatcttgttttcatatttttttcagttttctcttttCAAAATGCTCAAACCTCTGCTCGCTTCACCCCATCACAAACTCCCAATGTTAAAgaatccattaaaaaaaaaacagactcccAAAACTGAATGTATCCCTTGTCCCATATCACATTTTCATCCAAGTTtcattcaagttattttggacACAGACCTTGTCATCCTCCACCCGAGTTAGCAGAGGTAACCAGCTAACTGAATGTGACTTCCTTTATAGTGATTTCAATAATAGTGAAATAATGTTTGAACATGTTTTCAAGGATTATCAGACCACTTTACATCAGTTATGGACCGAAAGCCTGACGGTCACCCAGCTCTGACCGCTGCAGAACTGGCTGTCATCGAGGACGAAGAAGTTCTGAACAAGATGGTGAGAAATGTTGGAACACACCATGTTGCAGTGTTCTTGCATCCACAACAACCTAAGGTGGATTTGTGTGACCAGTCAGCCTTATGAAGTTACAAATACCAAAAAGTGTGAGGGCCAAAAGCTTTATGCTTCTACCTGAACCTTTGTAATTTACCAGTTTCAAAAATCCATCTATTGGGTTGCAAAATATCCGCCTTTCCTCTGTATTGTCTCGCCAGCTGGACACTGCAGAAGATTTTGAGCAGAGGAGAATGATCAGAGCAGCTCTGAGGGACCTGCTGAAGCGAAAGAGAGGTGGAGGCAATCTACTGTCATGATTTGTGAAATCAAACAACATGAATGTTTACACCAGATTTGTCCTCAGACAAACGGGAGCAGGATCGAGGGTCCAGGCAGCAGGACTTGAAGCAGCAGGCTCTGAGCAGAGGCGGACCAGCAGGCGGCGTCATCGTTGGGAGAGCCAACGCCAGCCCGCAGCAGCAAGCAAGCTGTGAGTGACATTCATCCAGAttcctgtttgtttcatttattaataattgatTTTATTCCACTTTGGGCAGCCGCCGCTCCCGTCAGCCGCACGGTCGGTGGGTGAGTACATTCGCACTACAGTGAGATAGAGAGTGTGTGATAGAAGTGAGGCAGTGGAAGAATTAAAAGCAGTTCTCTTCATTCGTTTTTGGAATGAAAGTTAAAATGAAAGTTGCTGCAGTGTTAACAGATACAGATATCCAGTTATCCTTATTTTGTTATTACTATGGTCTggtatatttttgtttattagtAGTTTAAGTTTTCTTATGTGTCtccttttgtcttgttttttattttttttttttttttttgggagggggttcattttgttattatgttttgttttactttagGGTAGAAAAATGTAACATTCTTTCCATTCGTATATTGCTCTTGTAGTATTAAATGTGACAACATCCTATAAAAGACAGTGATAAAAAAGATGTTGTCCACAGACCATCTACGGACTTATTCATTTGCCactcaatttaaaaaacacttcttttACTCTTCACTTGGATGTAGAGGGATTTAGTTTTCAGATTTTAATGCTGAATTTGTGGGGTCCTCCCATCACAGGCAGACTGAACCTCATGAATATATGAAGGATGATGAGAACTTTTTCAGGGGATTCCTCACTAAACTACTAACTTGTTGATACATGATAGAACCAATAATAAGGTTTTAATGAAGCTCTTCATGCCTCTCCCTCCTTCGAAGGGTCAATACAGCTGCAGCCCCGGCCCAGAAATGTCCTCCCTCTGCAGCAGCCAAtgttaaaaatgtcaaacaaatgcTTCTTGATTGGTGCCGGGCCAAAACAGAGCCTTATGAGGTAAGTCAGTCCCGACATCCTGTCTGTagatttacactctgtttagcTGCACATAACTCTGCGGCCACCGCTGTTCTCTCAGGGAGTAGACATCCAGAatttctcctccagctggaagGATGGCATCGCCTTTTGTGCCTTGGTGCACCGCTTCTTCCCAGACGCCTTTGAGTATTCCACTCTGAACCCCAACAAGCCCAGGGACAACTTCCAGCTGGCGTTCAGCACCGCAGAGTGAGCTCCGACTCCTTATATGAAGATGATGCCGTGTTTTGTCTGGTGAACGTCTCACCAGGCTCTGCAGATAAGGACCTAGTTTGAGTGATTCAAGCTGCTGTGCGACATCAAGGGGTGGACTTACAGCAAGACATGAGTTAAACATGACACAAAATACCACGCAAAACAGTCACAATGACTTATAATTCAACTACACCAGTGAGTAAGTTATTGCCTCTAACTGTAACTATGCCACATTACAGTAGTTACTATGGTAAACTAGTAAACCGTCAGTGCTGTACTAGCTTACTAACTCACACCAGGAGTATGAATCAAGGACACATTGTTTAAAACAATCATATCATTGATGATTAAACAATAATTGATGAGTCAGagaggtgtcaaactgatgGTCACGGGGCCACCACTGGCCCTCCGTGTTGCCATATATGTCCAGCAAATAAATGACCACCGGcaagtcccacaatgcactgccaCAGTGGAAGTATATGAGGCaaaaatatttctttgtttcaaaAGATATTTGAAAAGTCAAGTTGAAAAACATGGAGTTGGATGGCGGCTTGACTGATAAGCTTAGCAAAGGTATCTTTTCATGTGCTTTATGTCTTCTGCAGATGAAGCTCATCCACACAGTGCTCCCAGATTCAGCCGGGCACACTTTGTAGCAAGCCAGGTTTCTCAGGGAAGAGCTAGTGTGGGTCATAAGAAACACAGACACGAGAGCACAAAAGGCAGAAAAGTGGATGGACCCTGGGAAACAGCGAGAGGAAGGTCTGATCTAGGCCAGCTTCTGATTATAAACTTCATTCATGGAGCTTGAGAGAGAAGCACTCTACTCTGCAAACCTCTGTCAGGAAGCTGATTTCACAGGACTTTATAATATATACACCAAACAATGCAGCAATTTCCagtccagcaaaagggccccTCAAGGAGATGTTTGCCCccaaattggacctcactaggatacATTattcttaaacacacacacaatctatgtttttatgttttgtgtaattttaaaaaatctttttattttttttaatgctcaaattgggggaccagcaaaaggttcTCAAAAATGCATAAGGTCCTGACAAGCACTTGTGTTTCCAAGAGTTGGCCCCACATATggctatacacacacacatgcatgtttgtcttcctatcttctcgtcattgacatacattgatataatgcttccccagcttctccccctaaacctaaccatctaaaacaaatggctaaacttcacctttactctgaaccaaactaaaagccaattataataacccaggttttttttgtagttttaaccctcagaatgagacTTGAGACAATGAGACatgtgaggaccagccaaaaatgtcctcactttatTGATtcaaactcatacaggttctcacaaagatagaagtacaagaaaacacacacacacaacagtgctGTACCCGGAAATCTGATCCCGTTTGTCACTTCAGTCAAGTGAATGTTGTTCATTTTTTGTGATGTGACCATATGCTGTGTTCTACTGTAtactgccatgtttgtttttgttctgttggtAATCACGCACCTGGGCGCTGGAGCTACCGCAGATAGAAGCCATGCAAAGAAGTGGGGATTACATCAGACTTTCTTAAATCCAAATGTAACTTCTGTACTCAAGTAaaatgtcactgtcactgtaAATCAAATATCCGTAGCCaggtaaacaaaaaaagcatcaaCATCTGGAGTATTAACTCTTGGTTACACACAGTTGCTAGGCAGCACTAAGTACATAAGTACTCCCAAGATACTAAGTGTAAGTCAATACATACAATGCAGTGTAAACTCAAGTGTCATAATTACAGTAAAATACTGTTTTCTCTCATGTAAAGCCTACAACTCTGTCTGCAGGAGGTTGGCTGGCTGTCCCCCACTGCTGGACGCTGATGACTTGGTCCGGATGAAGGAGCCAGACTGGAAGTGTGTGTACACGTACATACAGGAGTTCTACCGCTGCCTGGTGGAAAAGGGCCTGGTGAAAACCAAAAAGCGACCGTAGACAGTTTACACACCAGCGACTCGCCTCGGTTGTTGTTTCAATATCTTaacatttccaaaacatttatacattttctgTATGGGGATTTATCAGCAGGAGATTAAGTCATCCATGAGGCCGAACGATTTGTCATTTGATTGTAAATCTGCAAGAGTGGCGCTGTCAGCGAACAGCTGGAGATTAGGATCAGAGCATTCCACGCAGATTACACATCTGTGGTGACCCCACTCAGAGCCATGGAAGCAGCCTGTGTCATAACATTAATGCTCAGTGTGCAAAACAAACCATGGGACTCCACTTTGTGATTGTATTGAGTTgataaaatggaaaacattcACAGACATTTTCGGATTATAAACCAGTGTTGCGTCTAAAACTACTAGTTGGCCTCGCACCTCCAAATCTCTGATCCACTTCTGTTCCTTTTGAAGCTGGTCTGTAGCTTCTCATGGCTGATGTCGCGCAAAAACAGCTGAATTATGGGTTGCTCTAGGCCCACTGGCTACATTTTGGATAACCTGGTGATTTTAGCGCTGGAGACCTTGATTCCTCAGCTGTATGTagggtactgaccactgcgatcccagaagaacaaagaaaagagCTTTGGAGACAAATGTGGAGCTATAGAAGTCTAGGATGATGTTATTGTGGTCGTGCAGCAACGTTTTCATTCACCCGCAATTAATACAGCTGTCTTGTGTTCAAAGACAAGTGGTTCCACTATCTTGTAACTTTCCATCCAACAGTGAACTGAAATGAATGTCAATGGAAGTGACGTCACCCTTAATGTGACCATGACCTCCTTGGTATTAAGTGCCGCCTGCGGTCAGGGAACTCATAATTGTGCTGTAGGAAGTGTTACTACAACCACTCctggttcttcttcttcctctttaacTACATAGCGCCTTGAGTATCAGACATTACCTGTAGTTAGTATCAATTGTTGCTTAGTTTTGTCAGAAAGTAGAATTACGAATCATGAATCCACTCAATTTTAGCAAAGTTCCACTCAATGTTATCAGCTGTTTACTAGTGTCAGTGAATTTTGACTTTGTATTAGATGATCCTTTTCTGTTTTGAATGATTTAGTCATTCATGCCACAGTTGTGAAGGTTGGATTGGCAGTAAGGAGAGTTTCAGATACCCCTTGGATCTGCCCCCAGATCAGTGGGTACAGGGGTCATTGTGAATTTCGCCCTCTCTTTCATGTATTAACTAGTCATCAGTGATCAGGGTCAATGGTGGCAATACGTTTACTCTTGTTTATTCCTTCGGCGTGAAACACCCACTGAGCACGAGTATCACAGTATGATGAAACTGCAGCGTGAAAGAGTTTCAGAGAGAGAGTGATTCATGTCTTAAGGAAGCAGAGCAGatccatatttttattatacatAGCTAAAAGCTTCTTTTTGGGGGGGATTattagtaattttttttttgcatgtgacatgacatcagaaaaaaaacatacaacaagacaatgttgttttttattattattctgaatCATATTTGACTCAGTAAAGAAATATATCATTCAAATGATGCTTTTTGCATGACAAACACTTTATTTAAgcacaaaacaaatcaaacaaccACATAAACAgagttatatatttatatggaAATAAATCTACTGACAAAAGATAAATTAATTGTTCCTCCGCATGGAATCAAAGTTCAGTTTGGCTTGTATAATGCACCATGCAGTGAGATCTCACCTTTAAAATTCAAGAAGTATCTTTGATCCTGTGTAAACGGAGGGAGGATTTTCTAGTCCCCAAtgatactaaaaaaaaaaggtgtaacCGAAACACGTGTCAGATTTTGCGTGCGTGCCGCTGGGTTTAAGTTCAACAGCCTTGACACCCAGATAACAGATCGATGTGTCATTGGTGGTCCAATTATTTCTGTCTGACTGGGTCGTGGGTGCTGATGTCACTGAGTGGGCTTCTGCGGCACCGCCCCCAGGTGCCGCTCATGAGGTCCAAACCCACGGAGGAGGAGTGTGCGGTGGTGCCAGCGCACATCTGCTCTGCGCATTAGATGTTCGGAACCATGACGGAGAGGAGCGTATACGGCGACATGCGTCAACTGGCGCGTCCTCCCTCTGTCCTGACCTGCTGTCCTCGCCGCCAGTTGGCTCCTGCTGCCGCTCATGGGTTGGTGCTTCTCTAGCGTCTGACTCCGGTCCTGCCTTTGTTTTGATCCTCGTCAGCGGGATCACCTTCAGAGTTCACCTTGATGATGGCAACCGCGTGAAAGGTAGGACCGATGTGTTTGACATGCGTCACTGAATgttcatttgtatttgtttttttttattattatttgtgtcCACTGTAACCTGTGTGACGCCCTCAAGCTGTCACCCAAAACCCAGACCTCATTTACAAGTCATGCATAATGCAGGAGGACAGGTCAACAAAATGGTGGGagtctctttcttcttctaccTAGTGACCTGCTTTCTCCTTCGTCCAGTGatattgtctgtctgtgttgggCTCAACTGGTACTGTGTGATAACAAGCCACACTGTCCCCTCCTGTGGTGAAGTTTGCTCAGTGACCTCTAATGTTATTGTTATCCTCGCCTTCATTaaacgttttatttttaattctgcTTTCCACTGACTCTCAAGCACACGTTCTTCTAAGTGAGTCAAATTTGCTGCCCTGTAACAAGCAGTTTTCTACTTCATTTTTGTTGTCCTCTCATTTAATAACAAGACGCCAGAAAACCGTCAGCCGGTGGGAGGTCAGCGGCGAGAAAGAAGACGCCAAACAAGCTGGACTCAGGAACAATATTGATAAAGTCACTCGCGCTAAAACTAGTCAAAACTAGATTTGCCTCTAAAATGACCTCTGAGGCTGTAGAGGTGGCACATGATCAGAGACAAACTGCCACTCAGGAAGGACTTTTCTAAAATCTTTCCAATGAAGTCACAACTTGACTGAGAAGATCTGGAGACTCCCACACTTTCACTAATGTAGCCCCTCCCCTGCTGTCATGCCTTCAGAATGCCTTGTCATTCTGTATACTAGCGTGAAAACTGTGGCACGATCGGGATTACACATGTAGAATTTGTCACTTACACATCTTACAGCCCAGCTAAAGTGAGGGTTTAACATGTTATCCAACATGAAGCCATCTGTGATGCCGCTAATGTGGTTTATTTTGTCGATAAACGGAATGAAGTATGAGGACCTAAAGTATAAATGTAGTATGGTTGTGAATATATAAAACAGTTGTGTTGGCTTCTCCAAAGC
It contains:
- the smtna gene encoding smoothelin codes for the protein MRQPNHLDTHKTTRTAPAALNLNKGLSDHFTSVMDRKPDGHPALTAAELAVIEDEEVLNKMLDTAEDFEQRRMIRAALRDLLKRKRDKREQDRGSRQQDLKQQALSRGGPAGGVIVGRANASPQQQASSAAPVSRTVGGVNTAAAPAQKCPPSAAANVKNVKQMLLDWCRAKTEPYEGVDIQNFSSSWKDGIAFCALVHRFFPDAFEYSTLNPNKPRDNFQLAFSTAERLAGCPPLLDADDLVRMKEPDWKCAAHEVQTHGGGVCGGASAHLLCALDVRNHDGEERIRRHASTGASSLCPDLLSSPPVGSCCRSWVGASLASDSGPAFVLILVSGITFRVHLDDGNRVKGKWITCRANPATIHVSNCKPGHACSVDAAQFLSHLPLPRTQLSHRRQASVSQE